In Oncorhynchus keta strain PuntledgeMale-10-30-2019 unplaced genomic scaffold, Oket_V2 Un_contig_2394_pilon_pilon, whole genome shotgun sequence, one DNA window encodes the following:
- the LOC118370917 gene encoding cell surface glycoprotein 1-like isoform X33, with amino-acid sequence MPISDLRMWTLLLGVIFGLLAPVQSDPVPVSTEPPALAAGDFLWETFKIFKKLVVGPPDATNGTSSSDETVDLDHLVTPDPVTSDPEDQLPTIDPEEGSTDETEGTTAEGSMKHPTSGQDDEGELFDANLKPSFNLRPSPTPRPSPTPRPSQSNTEDNYEKYDYDSSPSDRPDSPEEDEMILDTESPTAEFVPTAEFVPTAEFVPTAEFVPTAEFVPTAEFVPTAEFVPTAEVVPTAEFVPTAEFVPTAEFVPTAEVVPTAEFVPTAEFVPTAEFVPTAEFVPTAEVVPTAEFVPTAEVVPTAEFVPTAEFVPTAEFVPTTELEELEDDIFRPNFVASPSRVPDPSPSHSPISEFEEEDLLPLSLDPSFSTTSRPSQSSGSSHTPSSNRTSMTGLEEGGAAKMNTELTSTTSSAAPTTVRMNSDIEGSGSEFLPQSSTTVAAPAGEEGQTYNSRVDKPLIETKTRIQGSNRLALPREEPAVDTSTVLRDAAAVKPTPSRQHDSYTSGWLIIVAFVAGVAVLVVICVAIGTRDRWNAPAQASEKKVANESSGDEKAEREMERFLSKERPRENNHAGEYTVILLEDLPEKEPLD; translated from the exons ATGCCTATCTCTGATCTCAGGATGTGGACTCTACTGCTTGGGGTTATTTTCGGACTTCTGGCACCTGTTCagtccgaccctgttcctg TCTCGACAGAACCTCCCGCTCTGGCTGCTGGGGATTTTCTTTGGGAaactttcaagatcttcaagaAGCTTGTAGTGGGTCCCCCGGATGCCACCAATGGAACATCCAGCAGTGACGAAACAGTGGACCTAGATCATTtggtgacccctgaccctgtGACATCTGACCCGGAAGACCAGCTGCCCACCATTGACCCAGAGGAGGGCAGCACAGATGAGACAGAGGGCACCACTGCAGAGGGCAGTATGAAACACCCCACTTCAGGACAAGACGATGAAGGGGAGCTGTTTGACGCCAACCTTAAACCTAGCTTTAACCTCCGCCCCAGTCCAACTCCTCGCCCCAGTCCAACTCCTCGCCCCAGTCAAAGCAACACAGAGGACAATTATGAAAAGTACGACTATGATTCCAGTCCAAGTGATAGACCTGATTCACCAGAGGAAGATGAAATGATCCTGGATACCGAAAGCCCCACAGCAGAGTTTGTCCCCACAGCAGAGTTTGTCCCCACAGCAGAGTTTGTCCCCACTGCAGAGTTTGTCCCCACAGCAGAGTTTGTCCCCACAGCAGAGTTTGTCCCCACAGCAGAG TTTGTCCCCACAGCAGAGGTTGTCCCCACAGCAGAGTTTGTCCCCACAGCAGAGTTTGTCCCCACAGCAGAG TTTGTCCCCACAGCAGAGGTTGTCCCCACAGCAGAGTTTGTCCCCACTGCAGAGTTTGTCCCCACAGCAGAGTTTGTCCCCACAGCAGAGTTTGTCCCCACAGCAGAGGTTGTCCCCACAGCAGAGTTTGTCCCCACAGCAGAGGTTGTCCCCACAGCAGAGTTTGTCCCCACAGCAGAGTTTGTCCCCACAGCAGAGTTTGTCCCCACAACAGAGCTAGAGGAGTTGGAGGACGATATATTCAGACCAAACTTTGTCGCCAGCCCTAGTCGTGTACCGGATCCCAGTCCCAGCCATAGTCCCATCTCAGAGTTTGAAGAAGAAGACCTGTTACCTCTTAGCCTTGATCCAAGCTTTAGTACCACCTCCAGACCTAGCCAAAGTTCGGGGAGCAGCCATACACCTAGTTCTAACCGAACCAGTATGACAGGCTTGGAGGAAGGCGGGGCTGCAAAGATGAACACAGAGCTGACCTCAACCACCAGTTCTGCCGCACCTACAACAGTCAGGATGAATTCAGACATCGAAGGGTCAGGGTCGGAATTCCTGCCTCAGAGTAGCACCACAGTAGCAGCCCCTGCTGGTGAGGAGGGCCAAACGTACAACTCCCGAGTCGATAAGCCACTCATTGAAACAAAGACAAGAATTCAAGGCAGCAATAGGCTTGCTCTACCAAGGGAGGAACCGGCAGTGGATACCTCTACAG TTCTTCGTGATGCAGCTGCTGTAAAACCAACCCCATCCAGACAACATGATTCATATACATCGG gttgGTTGATCATCGTTGCCTTTGTCGCGGGCGTGGCGGTGTTGGTCGTAATCTGTGTCGCCATAGGTACCAGAGACAG GTGGAATGCACCGGCCCAGGCATCTGAGAAGAAGGTCGCCAACGAGAGCTCAGGAGATGAGAAGGCGGAGCGGGAAATGGAGAGGTTTCTGTCTAAAGAGAGGCCAAGGGAAAACAACCACGCTGGAGAGTACACTGTTATACTTCTGGAGGACCTCCCTGAGAAAGAGCCGCTGGACTGA
- the LOC118370917 gene encoding cell surface glycoprotein 1-like isoform X20, which translates to MPISDLRMWTLLLGVIFGLLAPVQSDPVPVSTEPPALAAGDFLWETFKIFKKLVVGPPDATNGTSSSDETVDLDHLVTPDPVTSDPEDQLPTIDPEEGSTDETEGTTAEGSMKHPTSGQDDEGELFDANLKPSFNLRPSPTPRPSPTPRPSQSNTEDNYEKYDYDSSPSDRPDSPEEDEMILDTESPTAEFVPTAEFVPTAEFVPTAEFVPTAEFVPTAEFVPTAEVVSTVEFVPTAEFVPTAEFVPTAEFVPTAEFVPTAEVVPTAEFVPTAEFVPTAEFVPTAEFVPTAEFVPTAEFVPTAEVVPTAEFVPTAEVVPTAEFVPTAEFVPTAEFVPTTELEELEDDIFRPNFVASPSRVPDPSPSHSPISEFEEEDLLPLSLDPSFSTTSRPSQSSGSSHTPSSNRTSMTGLEEGGAAKMNTELTSTTSSAAPTTVRMNSDIEGSGSEFLPQSSTTVAAPAGEEGQTYNSRVDKPLIETKTRIQGSNRLALPREEPAVDTSTVLRDAAAVKPTPSRQHDSYTSGWLIIVAFVAGVAVLVVICVAIGTRDRWNAPAQASEKKVANESSGDEKAEREMERFLSKERPRENNHAGEYTVILLEDLPEKEPLD; encoded by the exons ATGCCTATCTCTGATCTCAGGATGTGGACTCTACTGCTTGGGGTTATTTTCGGACTTCTGGCACCTGTTCagtccgaccctgttcctg TCTCGACAGAACCTCCCGCTCTGGCTGCTGGGGATTTTCTTTGGGAaactttcaagatcttcaagaAGCTTGTAGTGGGTCCCCCGGATGCCACCAATGGAACATCCAGCAGTGACGAAACAGTGGACCTAGATCATTtggtgacccctgaccctgtGACATCTGACCCGGAAGACCAGCTGCCCACCATTGACCCAGAGGAGGGCAGCACAGATGAGACAGAGGGCACCACTGCAGAGGGCAGTATGAAACACCCCACTTCAGGACAAGACGATGAAGGGGAGCTGTTTGACGCCAACCTTAAACCTAGCTTTAACCTCCGCCCCAGTCCAACTCCTCGCCCCAGTCCAACTCCTCGCCCCAGTCAAAGCAACACAGAGGACAATTATGAAAAGTACGACTATGATTCCAGTCCAAGTGATAGACCTGATTCACCAGAGGAAGATGAAATGATCCTGGATACCGAAAGCCCCACAGCAGAGTTTGTCCCCACAGCAGAGTTTGTCCCCACAGCAGAGTTTGTCCCCACTGCAGAGTTTGTCCCCACAGCAGAGTTTGTCCCCACAGCAGAGTTTGTCCCCACAGCAGAGGTTGTCTCCACAGTAGAGTTTGTCCCCACTGCAGAGTTTGTCCCCACAGCAGAGTTTGTCCCCACTGCAGAGTTTGTCCCCACAGCAGAGTTTGTCCCCACAGCAGAGGTTGTCCCCACAGCAGAGTTTGTCCCCACAGCAGAGTTTGTCCCCACAGCAGAG TTTGTCCCCACAGCAGAGTTTGTCCCCACAGCAGAG TTTGTCCCCACAGCAGAGTTTGTCCCCACAGCAGAGGTTGTCCCCACAGCAGAGTTTGTCCCCACAGCAGAGGTTGTCCCCACAGCAGAGTTTGTCCCCACAGCAGAGTTTGTCCCCACAGCAGAGTTTGTCCCCACAACAGAGCTAGAGGAGTTGGAGGACGATATATTCAGACCAAACTTTGTCGCCAGCCCTAGTCGTGTACCGGATCCCAGTCCCAGCCATAGTCCCATCTCAGAGTTTGAAGAAGAAGACCTGTTACCTCTTAGCCTTGATCCAAGCTTTAGTACCACCTCCAGACCTAGCCAAAGTTCGGGGAGCAGCCATACACCTAGTTCTAACCGAACCAGTATGACAGGCTTGGAGGAAGGCGGGGCTGCAAAGATGAACACAGAGCTGACCTCAACCACCAGTTCTGCCGCACCTACAACAGTCAGGATGAATTCAGACATCGAAGGGTCAGGGTCGGAATTCCTGCCTCAGAGTAGCACCACAGTAGCAGCCCCTGCTGGTGAGGAGGGCCAAACGTACAACTCCCGAGTCGATAAGCCACTCATTGAAACAAAGACAAGAATTCAAGGCAGCAATAGGCTTGCTCTACCAAGGGAGGAACCGGCAGTGGATACCTCTACAG TTCTTCGTGATGCAGCTGCTGTAAAACCAACCCCATCCAGACAACATGATTCATATACATCGG gttgGTTGATCATCGTTGCCTTTGTCGCGGGCGTGGCGGTGTTGGTCGTAATCTGTGTCGCCATAGGTACCAGAGACAG GTGGAATGCACCGGCCCAGGCATCTGAGAAGAAGGTCGCCAACGAGAGCTCAGGAGATGAGAAGGCGGAGCGGGAAATGGAGAGGTTTCTGTCTAAAGAGAGGCCAAGGGAAAACAACCACGCTGGAGAGTACACTGTTATACTTCTGGAGGACCTCCCTGAGAAAGAGCCGCTGGACTGA
- the LOC118370917 gene encoding cell surface glycoprotein 1-like isoform X3, with amino-acid sequence MPISDLRMWTLLLGVIFGLLAPVQSDPVPVSTEPPALAAGDFLWETFKIFKKLVVGPPDATNGTSSSDETVDLDHLVTPDPVTSDPEDQLPTIDPEEGSTDETEGTTAEGSMKHPTSGQDDEGELFDANLKPSFNLRPSPTPRPSPTPRPSQSNTEDNYEKYDYDSSPSDRPDSPEEDEMILDTESPTAEFVPTAEFVPTAEFVPTAEFVPTAEFVPTAEFVPTAEVVSTVEFVPTAEFVPTAEFVPTAEFVPTAEFVPTAEVVPTAEFVPTAEFVPTAEVVPTVEFVPTAEFVPTAEFVPTAEFVPTAEFVPTAEVVPTAEFVPTAEFVPTAEFVPTAEFVPTAEFVPTAEFVPTAEFVPTTELEELEDDIFRPNFVASPSRVPDPSPSHSPISEFEEEDLLPLSLDPSFSTTSRPSQSSGSSHTPSSNRTSMTGLEEGGAAKMNTELTSTTSSAAPTTVRMNSDIEGSGSEFLPQSSTTVAAPAGEEGQTYNSRVDKPLIETKTRIQGSNRLALPREEPAVDTSTVLRDAAAVKPTPSRQHDSYTSGWLIIVAFVAGVAVLVVICVAIGTRDRWNAPAQASEKKVANESSGDEKAEREMERFLSKERPRENNHAGEYTVILLEDLPEKEPLD; translated from the exons ATGCCTATCTCTGATCTCAGGATGTGGACTCTACTGCTTGGGGTTATTTTCGGACTTCTGGCACCTGTTCagtccgaccctgttcctg TCTCGACAGAACCTCCCGCTCTGGCTGCTGGGGATTTTCTTTGGGAaactttcaagatcttcaagaAGCTTGTAGTGGGTCCCCCGGATGCCACCAATGGAACATCCAGCAGTGACGAAACAGTGGACCTAGATCATTtggtgacccctgaccctgtGACATCTGACCCGGAAGACCAGCTGCCCACCATTGACCCAGAGGAGGGCAGCACAGATGAGACAGAGGGCACCACTGCAGAGGGCAGTATGAAACACCCCACTTCAGGACAAGACGATGAAGGGGAGCTGTTTGACGCCAACCTTAAACCTAGCTTTAACCTCCGCCCCAGTCCAACTCCTCGCCCCAGTCCAACTCCTCGCCCCAGTCAAAGCAACACAGAGGACAATTATGAAAAGTACGACTATGATTCCAGTCCAAGTGATAGACCTGATTCACCAGAGGAAGATGAAATGATCCTGGATACCGAAAGCCCCACAGCAGAGTTTGTCCCCACAGCAGAGTTTGTCCCCACAGCAGAGTTTGTCCCCACTGCAGAGTTTGTCCCCACAGCAGAGTTTGTCCCCACAGCAGAGTTTGTCCCCACAGCAGAGGTTGTCTCCACAGTAGAGTTTGTCCCCACTGCAGAGTTTGTCCCCACAGCAGAGTTTGTCCCCACTGCAGAGTTTGTCCCCACAGCAGAGTTTGTCCCCACAGCAGAGGTTGTCCCCACAGCAGAGTTTGTCCCCACAGCAGAGTTTGTCCCCACAGCAGAGGTTGTCCCCACAGTAGAGTTTGTCCCCACTGCAGAGTTTGTCCCCACAGCAGAGTTTGTCCCCACTGCAGAGTTTGTCCCCACAGCAGAGTTTGTCCCCACAGCAGAGGTTGTCCCCACAGCAGAGTTTGTCCCCACTGCAGAGTTTGTCCCCACAGCAGAGTTTGTCCCCACAGCAGAGTTTGTCCCCACAGCAGAG TTTGTCCCCACAGCAGAGTTTGTCCCCACAGCAGAGTTTGTCCCCACAACAGAGCTAGAGGAGTTGGAGGACGATATATTCAGACCAAACTTTGTCGCCAGCCCTAGTCGTGTACCGGATCCCAGTCCCAGCCATAGTCCCATCTCAGAGTTTGAAGAAGAAGACCTGTTACCTCTTAGCCTTGATCCAAGCTTTAGTACCACCTCCAGACCTAGCCAAAGTTCGGGGAGCAGCCATACACCTAGTTCTAACCGAACCAGTATGACAGGCTTGGAGGAAGGCGGGGCTGCAAAGATGAACACAGAGCTGACCTCAACCACCAGTTCTGCCGCACCTACAACAGTCAGGATGAATTCAGACATCGAAGGGTCAGGGTCGGAATTCCTGCCTCAGAGTAGCACCACAGTAGCAGCCCCTGCTGGTGAGGAGGGCCAAACGTACAACTCCCGAGTCGATAAGCCACTCATTGAAACAAAGACAAGAATTCAAGGCAGCAATAGGCTTGCTCTACCAAGGGAGGAACCGGCAGTGGATACCTCTACAG TTCTTCGTGATGCAGCTGCTGTAAAACCAACCCCATCCAGACAACATGATTCATATACATCGG gttgGTTGATCATCGTTGCCTTTGTCGCGGGCGTGGCGGTGTTGGTCGTAATCTGTGTCGCCATAGGTACCAGAGACAG GTGGAATGCACCGGCCCAGGCATCTGAGAAGAAGGTCGCCAACGAGAGCTCAGGAGATGAGAAGGCGGAGCGGGAAATGGAGAGGTTTCTGTCTAAAGAGAGGCCAAGGGAAAACAACCACGCTGGAGAGTACACTGTTATACTTCTGGAGGACCTCCCTGAGAAAGAGCCGCTGGACTGA
- the LOC118370917 gene encoding cell surface glycoprotein 1-like isoform X9, whose protein sequence is MPISDLRMWTLLLGVIFGLLAPVQSDPVPVSTEPPALAAGDFLWETFKIFKKLVVGPPDATNGTSSSDETVDLDHLVTPDPVTSDPEDQLPTIDPEEGSTDETEGTTAEGSMKHPTSGQDDEGELFDANLKPSFNLRPSPTPRPSPTPRPSQSNTEDNYEKYDYDSSPSDRPDSPEEDEMILDTESPTAEFVPTAEFVPTAEFVPTAEFVPTAEFVPTAEFVPTAEFVPTAEVVPTAEFVPTAEFVPTAEVVPTVEFVPTAEFVPTAEFVPTAEFVPTAEFVPTAEVVPTAEFVPTAEFVPTAEFVPTAEFVPTAEVVPTAEFVPTAEVVPTAEFVPTAEFVPTAEFVPTTELEELEDDIFRPNFVASPSRVPDPSPSHSPISEFEEEDLLPLSLDPSFSTTSRPSQSSGSSHTPSSNRTSMTGLEEGGAAKMNTELTSTTSSAAPTTVRMNSDIEGSGSEFLPQSSTTVAAPAGEEGQTYNSRVDKPLIETKTRIQGSNRLALPREEPAVDTSTVLRDAAAVKPTPSRQHDSYTSGWLIIVAFVAGVAVLVVICVAIGTRDRWNAPAQASEKKVANESSGDEKAEREMERFLSKERPRENNHAGEYTVILLEDLPEKEPLD, encoded by the exons ATGCCTATCTCTGATCTCAGGATGTGGACTCTACTGCTTGGGGTTATTTTCGGACTTCTGGCACCTGTTCagtccgaccctgttcctg TCTCGACAGAACCTCCCGCTCTGGCTGCTGGGGATTTTCTTTGGGAaactttcaagatcttcaagaAGCTTGTAGTGGGTCCCCCGGATGCCACCAATGGAACATCCAGCAGTGACGAAACAGTGGACCTAGATCATTtggtgacccctgaccctgtGACATCTGACCCGGAAGACCAGCTGCCCACCATTGACCCAGAGGAGGGCAGCACAGATGAGACAGAGGGCACCACTGCAGAGGGCAGTATGAAACACCCCACTTCAGGACAAGACGATGAAGGGGAGCTGTTTGACGCCAACCTTAAACCTAGCTTTAACCTCCGCCCCAGTCCAACTCCTCGCCCCAGTCCAACTCCTCGCCCCAGTCAAAGCAACACAGAGGACAATTATGAAAAGTACGACTATGATTCCAGTCCAAGTGATAGACCTGATTCACCAGAGGAAGATGAAATGATCCTGGATACCGAAAGCCCCACAGCAGAGTTTGTCCCCACAGCAGAGTTTGTCCCCACAGCAGAGTTTGTCCCCACTGCAGAGTTTGTCCCCACAGCAGAGTTTGTCCCCACAGCAGAGTTTGTCCCCACAGCAGAG TTTGTCCCCACAGCAGAGGTTGTCCCCACAGCAGAGTTTGTCCCCACAGCAGAGTTTGTCCCCACAGCAGAGGTTGTCCCCACAGTAGAGTTTGTCCCCACTGCAGAGTTTGTCCCCACAGCAGAGTTTGTCCCCACTGCAGAGTTTGTCCCCACAGCAGAGTTTGTCCCCACAGCAGAGGTTGTCCCCACAGCAGAGTTTGTCCCCACTGCAGAGTTTGTCCCCACAGCAGAGTTTGTCCCCACAGCAGAGTTTGTCCCCACAGCAGAGGTTGTCCCCACAGCAGAGTTTGTCCCCACAGCAGAGGTTGTCCCCACAGCAGAGTTTGTCCCCACAGCAGAGTTTGTCCCCACAGCAGAGTTTGTCCCCACAACAGAGCTAGAGGAGTTGGAGGACGATATATTCAGACCAAACTTTGTCGCCAGCCCTAGTCGTGTACCGGATCCCAGTCCCAGCCATAGTCCCATCTCAGAGTTTGAAGAAGAAGACCTGTTACCTCTTAGCCTTGATCCAAGCTTTAGTACCACCTCCAGACCTAGCCAAAGTTCGGGGAGCAGCCATACACCTAGTTCTAACCGAACCAGTATGACAGGCTTGGAGGAAGGCGGGGCTGCAAAGATGAACACAGAGCTGACCTCAACCACCAGTTCTGCCGCACCTACAACAGTCAGGATGAATTCAGACATCGAAGGGTCAGGGTCGGAATTCCTGCCTCAGAGTAGCACCACAGTAGCAGCCCCTGCTGGTGAGGAGGGCCAAACGTACAACTCCCGAGTCGATAAGCCACTCATTGAAACAAAGACAAGAATTCAAGGCAGCAATAGGCTTGCTCTACCAAGGGAGGAACCGGCAGTGGATACCTCTACAG TTCTTCGTGATGCAGCTGCTGTAAAACCAACCCCATCCAGACAACATGATTCATATACATCGG gttgGTTGATCATCGTTGCCTTTGTCGCGGGCGTGGCGGTGTTGGTCGTAATCTGTGTCGCCATAGGTACCAGAGACAG GTGGAATGCACCGGCCCAGGCATCTGAGAAGAAGGTCGCCAACGAGAGCTCAGGAGATGAGAAGGCGGAGCGGGAAATGGAGAGGTTTCTGTCTAAAGAGAGGCCAAGGGAAAACAACCACGCTGGAGAGTACACTGTTATACTTCTGGAGGACCTCCCTGAGAAAGAGCCGCTGGACTGA